GCGGAGCATTCCCACGACGGGGATCGCAACCCCGAGCAACATGATCATCCCGCCCTCGAGCTCGCGTCCCGTCGGCACCGAACCGAGGAAGATCCAGGCGAGCGGCAAGCTCAAGACCGGGCTGCTCAGGAGAATCAAGGCCGTGAAACGCGCCTCTAAGTACCGCGACGATTGCATCGAGAAGAGCCGGCTCAGGAACGGACCAAACAACCCTCCCAGCGTCACGTAGAAAACCAGCGGACCGCTGAACGCGGCAGCATCCGGGATCTCTCGGTGCACGACGAACCAAAGAAGCACGGACAGCCACAAGCGAAACGCGTTCACGAAGATCGGATCGATTCCATCCACGTAACGACGGACTGCAACCAGCATCCCGCCGAACGAGGCCGCCGAGAACAGCCCGTACGCGATCCCAATCGCGTCTATCCGCCCTTCTCCGCCCTGCATCCAGACCAGGCCGACTGCGGCCACCGCGCTGCCAACCCAGAAGAGTGCGTGCGGGCGTTCGCCCATCACGAACCACGCAGCGATGGCAACGACCAACACCTCCGAACGCTGCAACACGCTCAAGAGTGGAGCCGAGATGCGCTCAATCGCCGCGGCGCTCGCGAGATTCCCGACCAGCGTGAGAACTGCAAGGATGAGGGACAGTCGCAGTGCATCGGGGCTGAACTTCGCCCCGGTGCGCTTCGTGAACGGAACCACCAGCGAGTTGAGCACGGCCGCCGACGTCAGAAGAACCAACACTGCCGTCGACTCATCCCCGTGCGGCGTCGCAAGCTTCCACGGGACCACGAACGCCCCCGCCATCGAGGCTGCCCCAACCGCCCAAGCAACCCCAACCCCAGTCCGCACCCCTCCTCGCTAACACGCAGTGGGGACGTTCCTTAATCTCCGCCGAATCTTCAATCGTCGAAAAGTGACGATTGAGGAATCGCGAAAGATCGGGG
The nucleotide sequence above comes from Candidatus Binatia bacterium. Encoded proteins:
- a CDS encoding DMT family transporter, yielding MRTGVGVAWAVGAASMAGAFVVPWKLATPHGDESTAVLVLLTSAAVLNSLVVPFTKRTGAKFSPDALRLSLILAVLTLVGNLASAAAIERISAPLLSVLQRSEVLVVAIAAWFVMGERPHALFWVGSAVAAVGLVWMQGGEGRIDAIGIAYGLFSAASFGGMLVAVRRYVDGIDPIFVNAFRLWLSVLLWFVVHREIPDAAAFSGPLVFYVTLGGLFGPFLSRLFSMQSSRYLEARFTALILLSSPVLSLPLAWIFLGSVPTGRELEGGMIMLLGVAIPVVGMLREHVMLRSPADTP